The Candidatus Auribacterota bacterium genomic interval GGCTGCCGCACTTCGGGCATTCGGGCCTTTTTTTGTCGTGCGCGCCTATGGTCATCGTCACGCGAAAGGTCTTCGCGCACTTTTCGCACTTGTATTCGTATGTTGGCATGGTCAATCTCCTCCA includes:
- a CDS encoding zinc ribbon domain-containing protein; translation: MPTYEYKCEKCAKTFRVTMTIGAHDKKRPECPKCGSRKVRQQPASFFAVTSKKG